ATACTCCCATACTGCTAACGCTACATTGTGAACACCAATCAGGCCCCTGAGTCATTTCTGTCCAATGTAAACAATACAACAATAGCTAAACATGTGTTGATCAAGTGCAATAGCATTTATTTGGGGCTGCTGTggcttatgctgggcttacaccaaacggtttccacagtcccagactaaaaactgaaagtcttaagtaaatctaggagttttgtagaatctcagtgtgagactaggctgggactaaaaactctaaacacttcttctttagatgtgagcaggtgtgagctgatcgtcttccaggagtcttttccaaatcttttcaaagtcttctggtgtataggtagcattagttGGTAGAGAGGGGTGCCCACTGATCAGGAGGGTCAAtacctgaccatggcagccctgatgtggaagtatccttgagcaagatactgaaccccaaattgcttgAGAATTAATTCCTAAatggtggcactgtttaggatagcctctgccaccagtatgggtgaatgagcttagtgtaaagcactttgagtggtcgcaaagttactagaaaggcgctatataagtgcaggtccttTTACCATTAATGCCTTGACTATCGCGAAGATAACACTGACAGTTTCCCTTATAGTGACCCCAAAAATggttttcattttatgtctttggcAGCCCtaatgtcgaagtatccttgagcaagatactgaaccccaaattgcttgagaatgaattcccaatggtggcaccgTTTAAGacagcctctgccaccagtatgcgTGAATGAGCTTAGtgtgagtggtcgcaaagtgactagaaaggcgctatataagtgcaggtccttTTACCATTAATGCCTTGACTATCACGAAGATAACACTGACAGTTTCCCTTATATTGACCCCAAAAATggttttcattttatgtctttctcaGCAGGAGCATTTGACGATGCGGTGGAGGAGAGGGTGATAAACGAGGAGTACAAGATCTGGAAGAAAAACACTCCCTTCCTGTACGATCTGGTTATGACCCATGCATTAGAGTGGCCCAGCCTGACTGCTCAGTGGCTGCCTGATGTCTCCAGGTAAATACTTTTACACATAGGGCCAGTAGTACACAATTCACACATCCCAGCACACAGTCTTTTATTAAATGTGAATGACATTAATAACAAATAATCTTTCCTTACCAGGCCAGAGGGGAAGGATTACAGTGTGCACCGGCTGGTGTTGGGCACTCACACGTCTGATGAGCAGAATCACCTGGTCATCGCCAGCGTTCAGCTACCCAATGATGACGCCCAGTTTGAAGCCTCACATTATGACAGTGAAAAAGGAGGTGAGAGGCCTGATGTTATTTAGGTTTGTAGAAGTTGCCAATGGCTGTGGCGTTATGGCGTTCTTGGGTTgattgtacagtacaggccaaaagttcagacacgccttctcattcaatgtgtttcctttattttcatgactattgacattgtgattcatcaaaactattaatgaacacatgtggaattatgtacttaacaaaaaagtgtgaaataactgaaaacatgtcttgtattctagtaagcaaagggtggctactttgaggaatctaaaatacaagacatgttttcagttatttcacacttttttgttaagtacataattccatatgtgttcattcatagttttgacgccttcagtgagaatctacaatgtaaatagtcatgaaaataaagaaaaacgcattgaatgagaaggtgtgtgtccaaacttttggcctgtactgtatctcAGACTTACTACTTCTATTTCCTTGTAATTCCTTGCAGAATTTGGAGGCTTCGGCTCAGTAAGCGGCAAGATTGAGATAGAAATTAAGATCAACCATGAAGGAGAGGTGAACCGTGCTCGCTATATGCCCCAGAACCCCTGCATCATCGCCACCAAGACTCCCACTTCAGAAGTTCTGGTGTTTGACTACACCAAGCACCCTTCCAAGCCAGGTACAAGgatcacacacaacacaatacaCAGCTAAAGGTGACATTTGGTTTTAAAGTAAAGTGGTCTAATTGTTACCTTTTGATCTATGGATAAGTATTTTGTTTAGCACATCTTTAGTGTTGTGTATGTTGTGAAAGAAATAGACAACATGCATATATTCATTCATCCACAGATGCTTCTGGAGAGTGTCACCCTGATCTGCGTCTCAGAGGCCATCAGAAAGAAGGCTACGGTCTCTCCTGGAATCCAAATCTGTCTGGCTCCCTCCTTAGTGCGTCAGATGATCatgtaagagaaaaatcaaGTCTCATGGCTTTATTCTAGTATTATCAATACTTACttacaaattccaaatttcaaccctagagaatattggaggatattacttacagccagaatgtggactgtggaatgtgtagaggggggtaatattttgagagaaaagtttacgagattaaaattgtgacttttttcgcgcagatttgccactttaaacctcttaaatctgcgacttttttttcttgtagatttgccactttaatctagtacatttgcaacctttttctcaaaatattaccattttggatatccactgaagttaccaaatacggttcttcgcctgataaagggttaatatgttaacccattgaagcctggaaagcggatacgtcgttttgtagtatttgtataagctctcaaatactttttgaatttcatttctatctgctacagaggctgaaaaatctattatttagtagaagagttgacactttttttcccagaattttccagaatttccagaaaattagaggcttattttaaaatcgcccagcgatttttcaggcctaaatgggttaaacaatcAATCTTTGCAGGTCTATTTGTCAAGTGTCTTTCCATATTTTGGGAGGTTTATTGAATCATCAAATGGAGTTTTTATCTCATCTTTTCCAAACTGTAGACAATCTGTCTGTGGGACATAAGCGCTGTGCCAAAGGAGGGGAAGATTGTCGAGGCGAAGACGATCTTCACTGGTCACACTGCGGTGGTGGAAGACGTCTCCTGGCACTTGCTTCACGAGTCACTCTTTGGGTCCGTAGCAGATGACCAGAAGCTCATGATGTAAGAAACTTAACAATAAGCCAGACTTCACAGAAAACGATGTAAGCTTTCGTCTTCACAGTGCATGAATATTTGTCATTGTTCACCTCAGTTGGGACACTCGTTCGAACAACACTTCCAAACCCAGCCACGCAGTAGACGCCCACACAGCAGAGGTCAACTGTTTGTCATTCAACCCTTACAGCGAGTTCATCCTGGCCTCCGGCTCTGCAGACAAGGTAATGCAACATTCCACCATAAATCAGTGGTCGGTAATTAGTTGAATTCACAGAATgcagattagggctgggcgatatggccctaaaagaatatcacgatatttcaggctatttttgcgataacgatattcttgacgatattaccaaatacttaaaatgatatatagaaaatatgatatttttttagtctgtataaataaataaaaatctgaaatgtagtttgaagtgcaaatctcaacagttgccaaatactaaaaaatgtactcttgactcttgagtatgagaaaataataataataaccatttaggggttctgggggcatattttaatgacattttgtaaaggagaataaaggttcttgtatgttttattgaaggcatcttattttgacagtcttcttgtaagttctgtggtggattctgtcaacacactgtgctcttattttgaaagctgcatgtgtttagcgacagggagtaagtagctttttgtgattaaaacaactttaaccactacatcaagaagtaggaatgttgccaatatcatgatatgcattttttttaaccataaaaaaaatatacctatattattgtgaacgatacaatatggcacacccctaatgcAGATTATGTCTGTGATATCAACTTTTTTGACAGAATATTGATTATATTGCCCTATCAGGTGTCGTGTGTAATATTTCTTTCTCATTCACAGACTGTGGCTCTTTGGGACTTGAGAAACTTGAAACTGAAGCTGCATTCCTTCGAATCGCACAAAGACGAGATCTTCCAGGTAGGAGTGTTGTCACTcatgacattttaatgaaataaggGAAACAGGTCTTCTCGTGCAAATGTGTTTAGTCAGTTGGGGGAATTTTAAGTTGTAATCAAATCCGTTTCCCTGACAAAATCTCCAGAGTTCCAgtattgtttgtctgtttttctattCAAAGTGGCCTAATTTGTGTTCTCTGATTGCCTGTTCAGGTTCAGTGGTCACCTCATAATGAGACCATCTTGGCATCCAGTGGAACAGACCGTCGCCTCAACGTCTGGGACCTCAGGTAAACAACTAAAtaccttaaccctataaagccaagtgtgtCATATTTGATACTTAAGTTTttgacctctacatcatcagtgtgatattttttttcctgaaaaacctgatgaatacatgaattgatgattaaaaaaaactgagcaacaaatttcacaaaaataccagatgtaacaaaaatgatttgctggttccactggtggatctgtcattactgcgtgaaaacttcatatcagcagatgtatgatgttgttttatatggaaaataatattttgtatgtttgaggaaaatgttaaaaggaaagtcaaagttttatttggttaaaaatattagttttttatatgattatgtgagttcaagaaaagcaaattgtgagcaacaaataaattcatatatgaaaattgatattgaattaaaaaacattttagccggttcaacaaacactccagttttgaaaatttagaattttctggcaattatttcacggttcaggctttatagggttaacccCGAATGTCCATCAATTCGGCTGTGTTGCATTCTGGTTCCGTTGTGTTAGCCATAGATGATCCCCTGACGTTTTAGCCAGTTTGGTAAtgtttcattacattacattacattacatgtcatttagcagacgcttttgtccaaagcgacttacaataagtgcattcaacctgaaggtactagacatagaccataggaatcaagtaagttcATAACttcaagagctaactgtcattgctacaggagtgctatatgttaaagaagaagagaaaaaagaatgtACGCTGTCGTAGACCTGTAGGGTAGCAGTCAGTGTTGACATTGTGGCatcaacaaataaatcaatatataaGAAACACTGcaaatagtggggcggattagctcaatattttacaccaatcgttcactttgtaataaaagcatgaaatttggtagatgtgttggtgaatatgtttcactcattcagcaatgagtgtaccaaatttgatgcttttatcacaaaatgaacgattgttcagctaaacCGCCCCACTACacgggatgcacatttttggggggtgctacccacacgtttagccccgttgctcattccatgaaggcacgatccttacaagctgtacctcgttgtaaaggtgactaatcaggctttccaacaatatacaattcatcaccagttggtattattaaaagggcagtttttattcatcattgatttattcgtataacaaatgcctgccacggccactagggggcgcttttgaggtggcccaatatccagatttgttcgaaacatattcaccaacacatctaccaaatttcatgcttttatcacaaaatgaacgattgttcagctaatccgccccactaaaaATCTTGATAAGCTTATTGTCCCACCCCCATTAGTCAGACTGTTACATTGTTTGTCACCAAATCtaacttttgtgtctcttattttctttctttttttgtagtaaAATCGGAGAGGAACAGTCACCAGAAGACGCAGAGGACGGCCCACCTGAGTTACTGGTGCGTGTCATTGAAGTTTGCTGAACTTTCAAACATGAGCTTCTGTTATTTGTAACATGAGGCTGCAtcataataatgaaaatgttgtCTTTCCTTCTATTTAACTAGTTTATCCATGGAGGCCACACAGCCAAGATCTCCGACTTCTCCTGGAACCCCAACGAGCCCTGGGTCATCTGCTCAGTCTCTGAAGACAACATTATGCAAGTCTGGCAGATGGTAAGACCctgagatttcattttattgagGCATGTTAGTGATTGGCTGGGCAAAGAACACGATTCCTTCTTTAGAGGAGAGTATTTTCTTTCAAAGGCGATAAATAAGATATTGAACTATGCAGAAACATGTTTAGGTCACAGAAAGCAGGCCACTTTGAGACTATAACATGTGGATCAGAGCAGGAAGCAAACCGTTGGCAGGGAAAGGTTCTTTTGATGGGAAGTTCCTGGCATTTCAgctaatagtctagacggatttcagaataaaggcctcctataagaagtgaggagcatttatgggtacaagtcaggaaccggcctaccttacagatcTCAAGGGTGCCGAgtcccaaaaaaatggttcccaagctaaattttgagtttttgaccttctaatttgtatatcaaatggccaccaaattgcccatcttgctcagtcattggaccatttccccttagtttttttgtaagtaggcaatcaagatgaggaaattaagtttctagatctatagtctagggtcagagcaaggatatagtggaggcttggtgtcttttttatgtatatatatatatgcaaaataccaactggaacatttaaaggTGATATTGATTGACTATTTAtgttggccttaaaaaaaaacacacaaataatgcttaatttcaccttaaaagttggtattttgcatatatataaatatacataaaaaagacactgagcctccactatatccttgctctgaccctagactatagatccagaaacttaatttcctcatctttgattgcctacttacaaaaaaactaaggggaaaatggtccaacaactgagcaagatgggcaatttggccgccaatttgatatgcaaatgagaaggtcaaaaactcaaaatttcacttgggaaccattttttttgcattcagcacccttgaagtaagtaaagtaggccggttcctgacttgtacccataaatgctcctcactttcactttttggacaattccatcTAGACTATAATGACTGCAAAGAAAAAATCTCAGCCTTTTGATATGTCATTTGGAGTGATTCAGTCAGGGCAAAGTGAGGAGACAGAAGAGAGGAATGGTGAGTGTACTAACCCAGTCGTATCTTTACtttcttcactttattctaccctattttaaagtaaaactgaTGTGCTTCATTGTGTCACTGCCTGTGATAGATGTTAAAAAGCTAGCAGTTAACCCATAaggacccagttatccttaaaggaaagttatgggggatataccaccatttctgatgtgttttcaaaaacactatccctaaatgtcaaagatctgtgatgtgacataaaatttacattgggcgcttatagtatttatgtttataatatttatgtttataatatttcgtattttaaaataaaaaaaaaactagacacaaatttacctttttctCAGCATCTgcacaacatctatcaaaattgtgacattattagttctgtttaacaacaaattatttttttagatttgttttaaagtagcataataataataataataaattgataataaataaatacaaataaccatgtgtctttttgtttatcaaaattgtgactttaatttgttcaggaaatatggtcaaagcaagttaaatgcaatacaggacaaaactattaatggattagaattgtttaatgggtttaaacttagcctcggaacaaaaaatagaagatttaatgtgtttgttacacgggtgtcaccatgggttcttatgggttaaagcatGTAGTGATATTTTCTCTTGAAAGCCCCACACTTAATCTTTTTTTAGTGGAGCTGAATCAAAAATGCCACTGACTAATTGCATAATTACACCCTGATAGCATGTGGCTGAATGACTGACACTGATTTTCCTCTTCAGGCTGAGAACATCTACAACGATGAAGATCCAGAGGGTTCGACAGACCCTGAAGCCACAGCgtaactcctcctcctccgcccgctgtgtgtgtgtctgaaccTACAACCTCATCACAAACTGCCACCTCTGTACTTCCATGCAGCTACTTCTTCCCATCTTCCTTTCTCTACTCTACCGTGGGACACTGTATGCTGCAAATCACTGTAAATACAAGAGAGTAATCATGTCATACCTTTTTTTTGAATGCTCACAATGAAGAACTTTAACTGAGTAAGTTATTTCCTGAAGAATCTCACTCATGGGTTTCGCGCTgcgtataaaaaaaaatatatttttgtaatcaAATTGGCTCTCCCTCGTACACTGAAATGTAAGCGaatgctttttaaataataaattaaatgttttcctaGAACCTAGATAGATGGTGATCACACTGAAAGCCCCACAACACTTGGTAATTCACAAAAAGCCTACTGTTGGAGAGAGTAAACAGCTCCCTCTGCACAAGTTGGAATGGTTgcaggaaaaataaattaaataaaatgcactccAGCTTTTTGCACAACATAATGACAGTTACTCTGGCTGTGATAGAGGTTATTTGCA
This genomic interval from Centropristis striata isolate RG_2023a ecotype Rhode Island chromosome 14, C.striata_1.0, whole genome shotgun sequence contains the following:
- the rbbp4 gene encoding histone-binding protein RBBP4 isoform X2, which translates into the protein MADKEGAFDDAVEERVINEEYKIWKKNTPFLYDLVMTHALEWPSLTAQWLPDVSRPEGKDYSVHRLVLGTHTSDEQNHLVIASVQLPNDDAQFEASHYDSEKGEFGGFGSVSGKIEIEIKINHEGEVNRARYMPQNPCIIATKTPTSEVLVFDYTKHPSKPDASGECHPDLRLRGHQKEGYGLSWNPNLSGSLLSASDDHTICLWDISAVPKEGKIVEAKTIFTGHTAVVEDVSWHLLHESLFGSVADDQKLMIWDTRSNNTSKPSHAVDAHTAEVNCLSFNPYSEFILASGSADKTVALWDLRNLKLKLHSFESHKDEIFQVQWSPHNETILASSGTDRRLNVWDLSKIGEEQSPEDAEDGPPELLFIHGGHTAKISDFSWNPNEPWVICSVSEDNIMQVWQMAENIYNDEDPEGSTDPEATA
- the rbbp4 gene encoding histone-binding protein RBBP4 isoform X1, coding for MADKEAGAFDDAVEERVINEEYKIWKKNTPFLYDLVMTHALEWPSLTAQWLPDVSRPEGKDYSVHRLVLGTHTSDEQNHLVIASVQLPNDDAQFEASHYDSEKGEFGGFGSVSGKIEIEIKINHEGEVNRARYMPQNPCIIATKTPTSEVLVFDYTKHPSKPDASGECHPDLRLRGHQKEGYGLSWNPNLSGSLLSASDDHTICLWDISAVPKEGKIVEAKTIFTGHTAVVEDVSWHLLHESLFGSVADDQKLMIWDTRSNNTSKPSHAVDAHTAEVNCLSFNPYSEFILASGSADKTVALWDLRNLKLKLHSFESHKDEIFQVQWSPHNETILASSGTDRRLNVWDLSKIGEEQSPEDAEDGPPELLFIHGGHTAKISDFSWNPNEPWVICSVSEDNIMQVWQMAENIYNDEDPEGSTDPEATA